The genomic region GCCACCGGCGGGATCGCGGCCGCCGTCGGTTTCCGCGTGCCGGATCCGAAGGCAGGGCCGCCGATCATCACCGAGTCGGCGGGGCGGCTGTTCGTCGACGTCACGCCGATGATGCGCAGCACGATCGGCCGTCGGATCGTGCCCACCGTGCTGGACCTGATGGAGGCCCGCTCCGCCCAGGTGTTGCGCGGGCTGTTCGACGACGAGCGGCTCAGCGTCACCCAGCGCTCGCCGTGGCCGTTCCTGCGCGGACTGGCCAGGGTCGCCCGCCGCACGCGCGCCCCGATCGCCATTCTCGGCGCACTGCGCGATCCGGCCAGGGCCAGGGACCGGGCGCACCGGACCGCGGCTGAGATCGAGCGCCTGCTCACCGTCTCCGACGAGCTCACCCACGCCCAGCGGCTGGCCTTCGTCGAGTCGGCCATGCCGGAGGTCACCGGACCCAGGGTGGCCCGGATCATGCCGCTGGTGCCGGCCGGGTTCGTGCTCACCGCGCTGGCCGGGAAGCTGCTCGGCGCGGACGGCGAGCCGGACGAGCTGCAGGCGGTGCTGCGCGGCATCCCGCACAACCCCACCACCGAGATGGACCTGGACCTGTGGCGGCTGGCCACCGCCATCCGCGCTGACCCGGCCGCCGCCCGCGAGCTGCTGGACACGCCGCGGGAGGAGCTGCTGGCCCGCCACCGGGACGGCTCGCTCACCCCGGTCATCCACAGTGGACTGACCGAGTTTCTCCGCCGGTACGGGCACCGCGCGGTCGCCGAGATCGACCTCGGTGTGCCGCGCTGGTCGGAGGACCCCGCGCACGTGCTCGGCGTGCTGGCCAACTACCTGCGCGCCGAACACCCCGAGCTGGCCGCGGACGTCCAGTTCGCCCGCTCGGTCACCGAGGCCGAGGCCAAGCTGGCCGAGCTGGTCGCCAGGGTCGGCAGGCACAGCCGGATCCGGGGACGGCTGCTGCGGTTCACCCTGGACCGCGTCCGGGGGATCGCCGGGCTGCGCGAGCTGCCGAAGTACCTGCTGGTGCTCACCCTGGCCCGGATGCGCGCGCAGCTGCTGGTGCTGGGCGAGGAACTGGCAAGCCGAGGGCTGCTGGCGGCCGCCGAGGACGTGTTCTTCCTGGACACCAATGAGGTCCGGGCCGCACTGGGCGGCGCTGACCACCGCGAGCTGGTCAGCCGACGGCAGGCAGAGCACGAGCGGGAGCTGCGGCGCAAGCACCTGCCCAGGGTGCTGCTCTCCGACGGCGCGGAACCCGAGGCGGCGGCGCTGGCCAACGCCGAGCAGGTCGAGGGCGCGCTCACCGGCACCGCGGCCTCGGCCGGGTCGGTCACCGGCATCGCCAGGGTGGTGCTGGACCCGACCGGCGCGCACCTGGAACCCGGCGAGATCCTCATCGCGCCCTCCACCGACCCCGGCTGGACCCC from Crossiella sp. CA-258035 harbors:
- a CDS encoding PEP/pyruvate-binding domain-containing protein; its protein translation is MSTGEPLVLDLHEVRAGAGELVGGKAANLGEMIGAELPVPEGFVLTTHAYRAVAGPLDLTGAAKDPAAARELVRTAPVPADLVELIATAYGRLGQDVPVAVRSSATAEDLPFASFAGQQDTYLNVVGAQALLDAVRRCWASLWTDRAVSYRETNRIEHATVRLAVVVQRMVEAEVAGVMFTANPVTGRRDEVVVDASPGLGEAVVSGSVNPDHFVLDGHTGAIRQTRLGDKLVVIRGKVGGGTEEHTRGLADDQPCLSPGQLRDLVTLGRRVQQHYGSPQDTEWAIDAHGTLWLTQARPITTLFPLPRNDKPGLRVYFNGSVAQGVYRPLTPAGVAGLRLATGGIAAAVGFRVPDPKAGPPIITESAGRLFVDVTPMMRSTIGRRIVPTVLDLMEARSAQVLRGLFDDERLSVTQRSPWPFLRGLARVARRTRAPIAILGALRDPARARDRAHRTAAEIERLLTVSDELTHAQRLAFVESAMPEVTGPRVARIMPLVPAGFVLTALAGKLLGADGEPDELQAVLRGIPHNPTTEMDLDLWRLATAIRADPAAARELLDTPREELLARHRDGSLTPVIHSGLTEFLRRYGHRAVAEIDLGVPRWSEDPAHVLGVLANYLRAEHPELAADVQFARSVTEAEAKLAELVARVGRHSRIRGRLLRFTLDRVRGIAGLRELPKYLLVLTLARMRAQLLVLGEELASRGLLAAAEDVFFLDTNEVRAALGGADHRELVSRRQAEHERELRRKHLPRVLLSDGAEPEAAALANAEQVEGALTGTAASAGSVTGIARVVLDPTGAHLEPGEILIAPSTDPGWTPLFLTAGGLVMEMGGPNSHGAVVAREYGIPAVVGVSGATARISSGQRVTVNGSSGQVTLDEM